GCCGCCGCGCACCGGCTGCTCGGGATCATCGCCGAGGACACCGGGGACACGGACGATGCCGAGGAGCACTACGTACGCGCGCTCAGCCTGCTGGAACGGGCCGGGGCCGCCGGTGATCTCGCCGACCTGTGCCGGCTGCTCGGCGATCTGCTGCGGCGGACCGGGCGCGTGGAGGCGGCCCTGGACGCGTACCGGACGGGGCTGGGACACCGTACGGCCCCCGGCACCACCACCCTCGGACCCGCACCCGCACAGCCCCCTCTTTGAGAAAGTCCGGGCCGGGCACAGGGGCTGCGGTTTAGCCTGCGCGGGGAACAAGGGACGACCAGGGCGAGGCGCGTGGAGAACCAACGGACTGTGGCCGACGGCCTGCGGCTCGCCGTTCGAACCCTCGTGTACGCCGTGCTCGGCGGCGCCGCGCTCATCGCCATCGCCGCCGTCGTCTCCGTGCTCGGGCCGATGGTGGCCCTCGACCTCTACACCCCGCCCGTCGCCGCCTGGTGGACCGTCTTCACCGCCGTCGCCGTCCAGGGTGTGCCCTTCCTGCTCCTCGGGACTGTCGTCTCGGCGGCGATCGGTGCCTTCGTACCGGAGAAGGTCTTCAGCCGCCTGCTGCCGAAGAACCAGGCCCTCGCCGTGCCGGTGGCAGGTGCGGCGGGCGTCGTGCTGCCGGGGTGCGAGTGCGCGTCCGTGCCGGTGGCGGGGAGCCTGATGAGGAGAGGGGTTGCCCCCGCTGCCGCGCTCGCCTTCCTGCTCTCCGCGCCCGCGATCAACCCCGTCGTCCTCGTCGCCACCTCCATCGCCTTCCCGGGGCAGCCGATGATGGTCCTCGGGCGGCTCGTCGCCTCGCTCGCGACCGCCGTCGTCATGGGCTGGCTGTGGGTGCGCTTCGGCAAGGAGGAGTGGCTGCGGCTGCCCAAGGGCCGTACGACGCCGAACGCCACGACCGGGCTGCGCGGCTTCGCCTCCGGGCTCCAGCACGACTTCCTGCACGCGGGCGGCTTCCTCGTCCTGGGCGCGGCTGCCGCGGCGACCTTCAACATCGCCGTCCCGCGCTCCGTCCTGGACGTCTTCACCGGGTCCGCCTGGCTGTCGGTGCTGCTGCTGGCCGTCCTCGCGGTCGTGCTGTGCGTGTGCAGCGAGGCCGACGCGTTCGTCGCGGCCTCGCTGACCGGTTTCTCGCCGACCGCGCGGCTGGCGTTCATGGTGGTGGGCCCGATGGTCGACCTGAAGCTGATGGCGTTGCAGGCGGGGACCTTCGGGCGGGGCTTCGCGCTGCGGTTCTCGTCCGTGACCTGGGTGGTGGCCGTGGTGAGCAGCGTGCTGGTGGGGTGGTGGCTGCTGTGAGGCGCTACGGCCCGGCGATCCTGCTCCTTCTGACCGGCGCCGCGATCCTGCGGATCTCGCTGTTCAGCGAGCTGTACCTGCGGTATGTGCAGTCGGGGCTACGGCCGTATCTGGTCGTGTCCGGGGCGGTGCTGGTGCTGCTGGGGGCGGCGGCGGGGGTCGTGCGGTGGCGGGGGCGGCACGCGGACGAAGAGTACGAGGAAGGCCATGGGCATGCGCATCCTGGGCCCCGGCCGGCCTGGCTGCTCGCCCTTCCCGCCCTCGCCCTCCTCCTCTTCCCTCCCCCGGCACTCGGGTCCTACAGCGCCGGGCGTGAGGCGGCGCAGCGGGCGGCTCAAGGGGTCGGGACCTTTCCCGCGCTGCCCTCCGGGGACCCGGTGCGGCTGACGCTCGCCGAGTTCAGCTCCAGGGCGATCTACGACAGCGGACGCTCACTGAAGGGCCGTACCGTCCGCATGACCGGCTTCGTCACCCAGGACGACGACGGCACCTGGTACGTCACCCGCCTCTACGTCACCTGCTGCGCCGCCGACGCCAC
This genomic window from Streptomyces sp. DG2A-72 contains:
- a CDS encoding permease translates to MENQRTVADGLRLAVRTLVYAVLGGAALIAIAAVVSVLGPMVALDLYTPPVAAWWTVFTAVAVQGVPFLLLGTVVSAAIGAFVPEKVFSRLLPKNQALAVPVAGAAGVVLPGCECASVPVAGSLMRRGVAPAAALAFLLSAPAINPVVLVATSIAFPGQPMMVLGRLVASLATAVVMGWLWVRFGKEEWLRLPKGRTTPNATTGLRGFASGLQHDFLHAGGFLVLGAAAAATFNIAVPRSVLDVFTGSAWLSVLLLAVLAVVLCVCSEADAFVAASLTGFSPTARLAFMVVGPMVDLKLMALQAGTFGRGFALRFSSVTWVVAVVSSVLVGWWLL
- a CDS encoding TIGR03943 family protein — encoded protein: MRRYGPAILLLLTGAAILRISLFSELYLRYVQSGLRPYLVVSGAVLVLLGAAAGVVRWRGRHADEEYEEGHGHAHPGPRPAWLLALPALALLLFPPPALGSYSAGREAAQRAAQGVGTFPALPSGDPVRLTLAEFSSRAIYDSGRSLKGRTVRMTGFVTQDDDGTWYVTRLYVTCCAADATTSKIEIRGNASSGHPPTDAWVTVTGTWRPKGELGSDAAWPPVLDAGSVVRVKQPLDPYEKR